From the genome of Acidaminococcus sp.:
CAGATGAAAGAGGTTTCCCATCGCCGAGCGCACGACTTTCGGATTATACAGATCCACGGAATTCTTAAGCAGCACCACGCCTTCCGCCCCGGCCGCGCAGGCCGTGCGGATCATGGTGCCGGCGTTTCCCGGATCATGGATTTCATCGAGGACGAGGATGACGCCCTTTCCCGGATGGAAATTTGCGAGGTCATTGTCGCGCAGTTCTACGAGAGCAGCCACGGACTGCGGATCTTCCGTAGCCGCAATCTTTCCCATAATAGCTTCCGTTACCACATAATACGGCACAGAAGACGTTTCTGCTTCTTCCTGCCATTCTTCCGGCAGCTTCGTGCAGAAATAAGCTGTCACTTTCCAGTCGGAACGGCGCACTTCCTCTACCGCTCTCGTTCCCTCGAGCAAGAAAAGCTGTTCCCGCTGCCGATATTTCTTTTGTTTTAATGAAGCCGCTTTCTTTACGACTTCATTTTTTAAGGACGTTATCGTCTGGATCATAGGTTTTCCCTCAACTGCTTGATAGAATCCGAGTTACCAATGATCACAAGGACGTCTTTGTTCTGCAGCGGCTTCTTCGGATCCATGCTGATTTCGATTTTCTTATCAGGGTGCTTAATCGCTACGATGTTCACGCCGAAACGGCGGCGCACATCCAGTTCAATCAGGTTCTTGCCCACGGCCGAAGTCGGCGTATCAATTTCCACAAGCGCAATGTCATCGGACAGTTCCACAAAGTCCAGGATGTTCGTATACCCCAGGCTGTGCCCTACGCGTCGCCCCATATCCCGCTCCGGATAGATGACGGATGTCGCACCGATTTTCTTCAGCATTTTCCCGTGAATGGGAGAAGACGCTTTAGCTACAATCTTGTGCAGACCGGCTTCCTTCAGCAGCATGCAGCAAAGCAGGCTGGGCTCCAAATCACCGATGGCAATGATGGCCGCGTCAAAATTGCGCAGGCCCAGGCTCTTGACTACGTTTTCGTCGATGGCATCACTCACAACGACGTGGGTCAGCTGGCTTGCCAAATTCTGCACGACTTCTTCATTATTATCGATACCGAGAACCTCGTGCCCCATTTCGGCAAGGGTCAGCGCTACACTGCTGCCGAAACGGCCCAGTCCCCAGACTACAAATTGTTTGGTTTTTCCCATGAGATACCCCTTACTTCCTCTCAGCCTACAATGATTTTTTCTTCCGGATACCGGATGGGCGGTGTATTCCGCCGTGCCGTCAGCGACATGGCAAACGTCATGATGCCGACACGTCCGGCATACATGGAGATAATGAGGATCAGCTTGCTGCCTGTCGTCAGATGCTGGCTGAGCCCTGTAGAGAGCCCCACCGTCGCATAAGCCGACGCCACTTCAAAGAGGGCATACAGAAAATTCGTATCTTCCAGGTACGTAATCCCGATGACCTCAAAGAAGATCCACACCATGGACATGGTCGCAATGGCGAAGGCCCGGAAAATCGTTCCACTATCAATCCGGCGCCCGAAAATCGTGCACTCGCTCTTCTGCTGCACGACCTGACGGGCCGAAAGCACCAGGAGAGCAAAGGTTGTCGTCTTGATGCCGCCGCCCGTCGATGCCGGCGATGCCCCGATGACCATGAGGACGATCATCACAAGGAGCGTCGACGACCGCAGCTGCACGAGATCAATCGTGTTAAAGCCGGCCGTTCTGGTCGACATGGACTGGAAGAAACTGGCGAGCCAGGCATTTCCCGGCGTCAGTGCTGCCAGCGTCTTGGCATTATCAGCTTCGAGGAACTCGATGAGGACAGTACCGGCAATCAACAGGAACGCCGTCGTCACAAGGACCAGCTTCGTGTGAAGCCGCAGCCTTGAAAACCCGCGGTGCTCGAGGACATCCGACATTACGGGAAAACCGATACCGCCCAGGATGACGAGTGCGCTGATGATGAGGTTCACCGGCACATCCGTCGTAAATCCCGTCAGACTGCTGTAGTGGCCGAAAAGGTCAAATCCGGCGTTGCAAAAAGCAGAAATTGCGTGCCAGAAACCATAGTAAATTCCCTTGAGCCCAAAGCTCGGCACAAAGCAGATACTTAAGAGCGCACCGAAAACGAGCTCGACGGCCGCCGTATACTTTGCTACCTTGAGACTCATCCGAACCACCCCGGCCATATCGTCCTGGTTCAGGGAAGCCTGGATATACATGCGGTCCTGCAGGTTGATTTTGCGCCCCGTTGCCACGGAAAAAAGCGTAGCAAACAGCATGAGGCCCAGACCACCGGCCTGGATCAGAGCAATGAGCACAATCTGTCCGAACGTAGAAAAATACGTGCCCGTATCGACTACGACAAGACCGGTGACGCAGGAAGCGGATGTAGCTGTAAAAAGAGCATCTACAAAGGACAATCCCTCTCCCTGCTGACCGGCAAACGGCAGCATAAGGAGCAGCGCCCCTGTCAGGATGAGGACTGCAAACGTAAGTGCCACGACCTGATTGGGTGAGAAATGATGTCCTTTCAGCAAGAGCTTACCTCCGAATCATATCGGGTGTAATATCTTTCAGCGTCGGAGCGCCGCACATTTCCATCGTGTCGGCAAGTTCGGAACCAAGCTTGTCAACGAGGCAGGCCACGCCTTCCTTACCGCCGCCATAGACAGCATTGACAAACGGTCTGGCAATCAGCACGGCATCGGCGCCCATGGCAAGAGCCTTGAAAACATCAACACCGGTACGGATACCGCCGTCGACAAAGATTTTGACCTTGCCGCCAACAGCTTCCACGATTTCCGGCAGGACTTCTGCCGTAGCAGGGCTCTGGTCGAGGACACGGCCGCCGTGGTTAGAAACGACGATGGCGGCAGCACCGGCCTCTACGGCCTTGAGAGCGCCCTTAACACTCATGATACCTTTGACAATGAAAGGCTTGCCGGCAAGAGCAATGATTTCCTTCATTTCAGTGACGGACTTGCTGCCTGCAGGAGGAACGAAATTCTTCAGGAACGGCAGACCGGCGGCATCGACGTCCATAGCTACGGCAATAGCACCGGAAGCCTTGACGAGGGCCATCTTGTCTTCAATCATCTGCTTGTTCCAGGGTTTTACCGTCGGCACGCCGACACCCTTGCAGGCCTTGATGGCATCGGTAGCACCGATCATGACCTGAGCATCCATGCCGTCACCCGTAAAGGCCATAATGCCATTTTCGGCACAGCCCGGAACGAGTTCGGCATTGTAAGTAATATCATTATATTTATCGCTGTAATGCATAGCCACAGCGCCGACAGGGCCTGCGAAGAACGGATATTTGAACGTATGACCGAACAGTTCGACAGACGTATCAACCGGTTTCTTTTCGCAGAGCGTATCCATGACGACACGCACATTCTGCCAGGCGTTATAGTTGCGAATAGCCGTATCGCCGACACCCTTGGCACCAGGGCCGGGGATCATATTGCGGCAGGCAACACCGTTGCAAACAGGGCAGCTCTTGCACTTGCCCGTGCATTTACGTGCATTTTCAAGAAGTTCACTGTATTTCATTGCAAAAAACCTCCTCTAACCTAATATCAGTGTGGCTTCATTATAGCACAAAAAAAGGTCACAGGGGGTAGTCGATAGTGGGTAGTGATTCGTACAGTAGTATTGGAAAGATATTGGATGATTTTTGAGGCAGATAGCAGTTAGCCGATAGCAGATAGCGGCAGTTGGCAGAGAAAAGAAACCGCTTTTGGTCTATGGCATTTAGCAGGACAGCGGATTGTCTTCATCTTTTTTATTATGAGAGATAAATCAAAAGGCTGCCAATGGCGGCATGGGCTGGCGATATTGGGTAAAAGTTTGTCCTTGCATTGCTTTTTGTGTTTTTTAATCATAATAGTAGATTTACAGTACAGTATAATCGGCAAAATAAATCGTGCACTGGTCTTGTCCTATTTTCATTGGCCTTCCCCGGGAGGCAACTTTTGCTCTCATTTTTCTTTTTTTTCGGCGATGAGTGTAATGTAATACGCTGCGATGATTTCGGGTGTCTCCTTAAAGCCATTTTTGATCCACAGGGAGACAACCTGAGCAAAGGAAGCCACGTAAAAGCCCGCGGCGTAGTCCCTGGGGATATCTGGCGGAAAGAGTTCTTTTGTGCCTTCAAAGACTTTTTCCAGCTGTTTTTTAAAGTATTTCAAAAAGATATCTTCGCTTTCCCCCGAAAAGAGGTTCGTCAAGTCGTTTTTTCTTTCCTTGAGGTGATAGAGCAGATGGGTCATGCGGCTCGCCAGGGTCTCGGGCTGCGAAGAAAAATCGTGATGTGCTTCCCGCTCGAGCACGGAGGAAAAAACGTGTCCGAAGATGTCTTCGCACATTTGATTCAGCAGGTCGTCTTTCGTCTCGAAGTGGGCATAAAAGGTCGTCCGTCCCACATCGGCCTCGTCAATGATGTCCTGCACGGAAATATGATGATAATGCTTTTTGGCAAGGAGCGTGCTGAAGGCCCTGAATATGGCCTGCTTTGTTTTCCGTTGTCTCCGGTCCATCGGGATTCCCCCTTTTCCGAATAAAATCAGCTTTTTGTTCCGTAACGAATAGAAGGCGCAAACTGCTTCTTGTAAGCACCTTTGGAACTGGATACTATTTTTATAGAACAAGTTGTTCGTTATTAAATATAATGTATCTATTCCTGCATGGAAAAACAAGGAGAAAATCAATGAAGCACCTCACCGATTATTTTACGGATGAAGCAAAATTCCGGCTGGTCCGGATTGGTTTTTCCGGGATTGCGCTCGTCATGAGCCTGTTGGAATGGACTGTACTTCCCGGCGGACTGGATATGGCGTGGATAGCGATTTTTCTCTGCAGCGTGCCCATCGTTACGGGCGCCGCAAAGGCTCTCGTCACAAAGCACGATATCACGGCTGACGTCCTTGTTTCCCTCGCCCTCATCGGTTCACTCATAGCCAGAGAATTTTTTGCAGCCGGCGAAGTCGCTTTTATCATGGAAATCGGCTCTGCTCTGGAAGACTACACCTCCTCCAAGGCAAGGAAGGGCATTCAAGGGCTCATAAACCTCATGCCGAAGCTGGCCCGGGTCCGCCGTAACGGAGAAGAAAAGCGCATCCTCGTAGAAGACGTCCAAAAAGGCGATACGGTGATCGTGCTCGCCGGTGAAACCATACCGACCGACGGAAAGATTATCAAAGGAATTACCTCTCTCGACCAGTCCGCCATGACCGGCGAATCCCTTCCCGTGGATAAGACTGTCGGAGACGATGTGCTCAGCGGTTCCCTCAATAAAGAAAATGTATTTGAATACGTGGCCACGGCTGAAGCCGCCGATAGTGCCCTGCAGCGAATGATTGATCTTGCCGAAAAAGCGGATGAAAACAAGGCCCCTATCGTTTCCCTGGCTGACCGCTGGGCAGCGTGGCTTGTCATAGCGGCTTTTACCACGGCCATTCTGACTTTCCTGCTCAACTGGTTTATCCTGGGAAATACGTCGGGCGCTTTTCTTCGAGCCGTCACTGTCCTGATTGTAGTCTGTCCCTGCGCCTTTATCCTCGCAACGCCGACAGCCATCATCGCGGGCATCGGGAACGCTGCTAAGTACGGCATGATCATCAAGTCCGGTGAATCGCTGCAGCGGCTCAGTACCATTGATACAGTTGCTTTTGATAAAACGGGCACCCTCACTTACGGGAAGCTCAGCATTGAGAAAGTGCAGCCGTTTGATTCCATCTATTCGGAGAAAGACATTCTGACTCTTGCCGCCATTGCAGAAGCCCGCTCCGAGCACCCTATCGGGAAGGCTATCTGCGCGGCTGCGGATACGAACGGGCAAGCTTCCTCCTATACCATTTTTTCGGGCAAGGGCATCGCTGCTACTTATGAAGGAAAAAAACTTCTTGCGGGCAAAAAGGAATTTCTCGTGGAAAAAGGCATTTCCTTTAATACAGAATGGACGCGTGACGAAAAGGCCAGTGGTTCCACTATGGTCTATCTCGCCGTAGACGGAAAAGCCGTTGGATCCATCTCCCTTACGGATACAATCCGCGAAAGTGCTGCCCCGACCATAAAGAAACTGCAGGCCATGCAAATTGAACCCATTTTACTCACCGGAGATAATCCATCGGCCGCAATGAAAATTGCCGAGAACGTTCATATTGCCAATTACCGCAGCGGACTTCTTCCCGAAGATAAACAAAAAATAATCCGTGAATATCAGGGCGCAGGTCACAAAGTCTGCATGATCGGCGACGGCATCAACGACGCCGTCGCACTCCGTACCGCCGACTCCGCCATTGCCATGGGAGGCATCGGCTCGGACATTACCATTGAATCTTCTGACGTGGTGCTCGTGCAGGACGATATCAGCCGGATTCCCTATTTGCTCCATCTCTCCCAAAAGGTTCTCCAGAAGATCCAGGCTAATATCGTCCTGTCCCTCATCATTAATCTGATTGCCACGATTCTTGCCGCGACCGGCGTGCTGAATCCCATTGTGGGGGCGCTGGTGCATAATGTGGGGTCTGTGTTTGTAATAGTGAACTCTTTGAAGCTTTTATCGTTGAAGGAAGAATAGGCGCAAATAAAAGCACCTCAGATAATCTGGTGCTCGGCTGGCCTCGCACGCATCTTATCTGAGAGCTTTTTTAAGGGAAACTTTTTACGTCCAGCGCAGAAATATGGGCGCATCTACTGTGTCAGGCAGACTTAGGAACCACTCGATATACTATTTTTGTATTATCTCGGGTTCCTAAGTCTGCCTTCCTTGTATCTGCACCCATCTTCTGTGCTGTCCATAAAAAGAAAATAAAAAGAGGTGTGAGATTGGGGTATATGGCTTGTTTTATTTTTTGTTTTTGCCAAAGCAAATCCTTGGAGACTGCTTTCGGCCTTCTTTGAACACAGTGAAGAAGAAGGGGACGGGTGCTTCTATTTTTGTTCGTTCAATGCCAAATTGCTTTAGTAATTTGGCCTCCACGGGCAGATGTCGGGATGCGGAATGCAGGCGGAGGGCTTCTCCCCACTTGACAATGTTCTCTCTTTCCACTACACTGCAATTATAATTGTTGCTATTTCAACTAATTGGGGTGAAAGAGCCATGGAACTCGCTAGCGAATTACTTAGGAATATCGGGACACTCAGTCGTTCTGTTCAGTCCATGATGGACGTAAAATTTCGGTCGTACGGTCTGAAGCGCGGGTAGTTTGTCTTCCTCACGCGCATCTGCGAAGCGCCGGGTATCTGTCAGGCCGATCTGACGGACGCCTGCAATGTAGATAAGGGCACGACGGCCAAGGCGGTAAAAAAATTGGAAGACGCCGGGCTCATTTATAGGCATCGGGAAGACTCCGATAAAAGAATGTGGCACTTGTCCCCCACTGCAGAAGGCAGCAAACTTTATAAAGAACTCATTGAAGAAGAGAATCGGCAGATTGCAGCGGGCCTTCGAGGCTTCTCTCCGAAAGAAACGCGGGAACTACTGAAGCTTGTAAAGAAATTACAGGAAAATGTGCAGCTTGATTGGCTGGAAAATCACTGAAGGCACCTGCCTCTCCCTGGTGCTCGGCTGGCCTCGCACGCATTTCGAGGCAGAGCTCTTTATAAGGTAACTTTTTCTGTCCAGTGCAGAAATCTGGGCGCATCTACTGTGTCAGGCAAACTTAGGAACCACTCGATATACTATAACTTCTTTCATATTTTTATATTCGCTGCAAACCGCTCTGTGGTTTACTTCCACAGGCGGGCGGCTGGCTGAAAAGCTGAACGGATGATAATGGAGAACAAGCGGTGAAGAAATGATTAGCTATTTCTTCACCGCTTTCTGTCTTCTTCATGATAAAATGAGATTTAAAAGTACCACTCGAAAAATAGTTACGTCATGAATGGGAGACCAAC
Proteins encoded in this window:
- a CDS encoding RNA methyltransferase, with protein sequence MIQTITSLKNEVVKKAASLKQKKYRQREQLFLLEGTRAVEEVRRSDWKVTAYFCTKLPEEWQEEAETSSVPYYVVTEAIMGKIAATEDPQSVAALVELRDNDLANFHPGKGVILVLDEIHDPGNAGTMIRTACAAGAEGVVLLKNSVDLYNPKVVRSAMGNLFHLPVFTGIEEEALLHWARGEGWQLVVTDLRGAVNLPELTWPEKTLLVMGSEAEGVSPSILEQADTRVKIPMYGEAESLNVAVATGILLYDCAVKMH
- a CDS encoding TrkA family potassium uptake protein; this encodes MGKTKQFVVWGLGRFGSSVALTLAEMGHEVLGIDNNEEVVQNLASQLTHVVVSDAIDENVVKSLGLRNFDAAIIAIGDLEPSLLCCMLLKEAGLHKIVAKASSPIHGKMLKKIGATSVIYPERDMGRRVGHSLGYTNILDFVELSDDIALVEIDTPTSAVGKNLIELDVRRRFGVNIVAIKHPDKKIEISMDPKKPLQNKDVLVIIGNSDSIKQLRENL
- a CDS encoding TrkH family potassium uptake protein, which gives rise to MLKGHHFSPNQVVALTFAVLILTGALLLMLPFAGQQGEGLSFVDALFTATSASCVTGLVVVDTGTYFSTFGQIVLIALIQAGGLGLMLFATLFSVATGRKINLQDRMYIQASLNQDDMAGVVRMSLKVAKYTAAVELVFGALLSICFVPSFGLKGIYYGFWHAISAFCNAGFDLFGHYSSLTGFTTDVPVNLIISALVILGGIGFPVMSDVLEHRGFSRLRLHTKLVLVTTAFLLIAGTVLIEFLEADNAKTLAALTPGNAWLASFFQSMSTRTAGFNTIDLVQLRSSTLLVMIVLMVIGASPASTGGGIKTTTFALLVLSARQVVQQKSECTIFGRRIDSGTIFRAFAIATMSMVWIFFEVIGITYLEDTNFLYALFEVASAYATVGLSTGLSQHLTTGSKLILIISMYAGRVGIMTFAMSLTARRNTPPIRYPEEKIIVG
- a CDS encoding alpha-hydroxy-acid oxidizing protein, whose amino-acid sequence is MKYSELLENARKCTGKCKSCPVCNGVACRNMIPGPGAKGVGDTAIRNYNAWQNVRVVMDTLCEKKPVDTSVELFGHTFKYPFFAGPVGAVAMHYSDKYNDITYNAELVPGCAENGIMAFTGDGMDAQVMIGATDAIKACKGVGVPTVKPWNKQMIEDKMALVKASGAIAVAMDVDAAGLPFLKNFVPPAGSKSVTEMKEIIALAGKPFIVKGIMSVKGALKAVEAGAAAIVVSNHGGRVLDQSPATAEVLPEIVEAVGGKVKIFVDGGIRTGVDVFKALAMGADAVLIARPFVNAVYGGGKEGVACLVDKLGSELADTMEMCGAPTLKDITPDMIRR
- a CDS encoding TetR/AcrR family transcriptional regulator; translated protein: MDRRQRKTKQAIFRAFSTLLAKKHYHHISVQDIIDEADVGRTTFYAHFETKDDLLNQMCEDIFGHVFSSVLEREAHHDFSSQPETLASRMTHLLYHLKERKNDLTNLFSGESEDIFLKYFKKQLEKVFEGTKELFPPDIPRDYAAGFYVASFAQVVSLWIKNGFKETPEIIAAYYITLIAEKKEK
- a CDS encoding cation-translocating P-type ATPase, with protein sequence MKHLTDYFTDEAKFRLVRIGFSGIALVMSLLEWTVLPGGLDMAWIAIFLCSVPIVTGAAKALVTKHDITADVLVSLALIGSLIAREFFAAGEVAFIMEIGSALEDYTSSKARKGIQGLINLMPKLARVRRNGEEKRILVEDVQKGDTVIVLAGETIPTDGKIIKGITSLDQSAMTGESLPVDKTVGDDVLSGSLNKENVFEYVATAEAADSALQRMIDLAEKADENKAPIVSLADRWAAWLVIAAFTTAILTFLLNWFILGNTSGAFLRAVTVLIVVCPCAFILATPTAIIAGIGNAAKYGMIIKSGESLQRLSTIDTVAFDKTGTLTYGKLSIEKVQPFDSIYSEKDILTLAAIAEARSEHPIGKAICAAADTNGQASSYTIFSGKGIAATYEGKKLLAGKKEFLVEKGISFNTEWTRDEKASGSTMVYLAVDGKAVGSISLTDTIRESAAPTIKKLQAMQIEPILLTGDNPSAAMKIAENVHIANYRSGLLPEDKQKIIREYQGAGHKVCMIGDGINDAVALRTADSAIAMGGIGSDITIESSDVVLVQDDISRIPYLLHLSQKVLQKIQANIVLSLIINLIATILAATGVLNPIVGALVHNVGSVFVIVNSLKLLSLKEE
- a CDS encoding MarR family transcriptional regulator, with the translated sequence MTDACNVDKGTTAKAVKKLEDAGLIYRHREDSDKRMWHLSPTAEGSKLYKELIEEENRQIAAGLRGFSPKETRELLKLVKKLQENVQLDWLENH